One genomic segment of Salminus brasiliensis chromosome 6, fSalBra1.hap2, whole genome shotgun sequence includes these proteins:
- the wasb gene encoding WASP actin nucleation promoting factor b isoform X1, with amino-acid sequence MSKGKAKGQENAPSSLLSIQENERLLDLLGRRCVSLATAVVQLYMALPHSPAHWSLQHTGVVCFVKDNPRRSYFIRLYDIKDGKMIWEQELYNQMSYSSPKQYFHTFSADDCQVGLNFASEEESDVFRNTVEDKISQRANRQEKRQAPNEEKRAPPPLPPSNGPGPTMQPGSMSTVDIPNPDILPSRYRSPAVPLPAPASLGKGKKDKKGKKKGSRLTKADIGAPSGFKHISHVGWDPNAGFDTNNLDPDLKKLFSYAGISEDQLTDKETSKVIYDFIEQSGGLDAVKEEMRKQDALGPPSRSLPPVPGAPVPPPPRGGLPPVPGQPPPAPPSRNQRAPQRGSLPPPPPSGRAGPPPPPPPSGGYGSHPPPPPPSGGAPPPPPPPPPPPPPAPASCYNSSSPVSPSAPSPSGGRGALLDQIRLGTKLKTVSESSDLPPPPQDQGSEGIVGALMMVMQKRSKVIHSSDDEEDDGGDEDEDDEWDD; translated from the exons ATGAGCAAGGGAAAGGCCAAGGGGCAGGAGAACGCGCCCAGCTCTCTCCTCAGCATCCAAGAGAACGAGCGGCTGCTGGACCTGCTGGGCCGGAGATGCGTG agccTGGCCACTGCAGTTGTGCAGCTCTATATGGCCCTTCCCCACAGCCCGGCCCACTGGAGCCTGCAGCACACCGGAGTTGTGTGCTTCGTCAAGGACAACCCCCGCCGCTCTTACTTCATTCGCCTTTATGATATCAAG GATGGAAAAATGATATGGGAGCAGGAGTTGTATAATCAGATGAGCTATTCCAGCCCCAAGCAGTATTTTCACACTTTCTCTGCAGAT GATTGCCAAGTAGGTCTGAACTTTGCGAGTGAAGAGGAATCGGATGTCTTCAGAAACACAGTAGAGGACAAGATTAGTCAACGTGCCAATCGGCAAG AAAAAAGACAAGCTCCAAATGAAG AAAaaagagcaccaccaccattaccACCATCAAACG GGCCAGGCCCAACGATGCAGCCAGGCAGCATGTCCACAGTGGATATCCCAAACCCAGACATTTTGCCTTCACGCTACCGTTCTCCTGCTGTCCCCCTGCCTGCACCCGCTTCTCTTGGCAAGGGTAAAAAAGACAAGAAGGGCAAGAAGAAGGGATCTCGGCTAACCAAGGCAGACATTGGAGCTCCCAGTGGGTTTAA aCACATCTCACATGTGGGATGGGATCCAAATGCTGGCTTTGAC ACCAACAATCTGGACCCGGACCTGAAGAAGCTTTTCTCTTATGCTGGTATTAGTGAAGATCAGCTGACAGACAAAGAGACCTCCAAAGTCATCTATGACTTTATTGAACAGTCTGGAGGTCTGGATGCAGTTAAAGAAGAAATGAGGAAACAAG ATGCCCTTGGTCCTCCATCTCGAAGTCTCCCCCCAGTTCCAGGTGCCCCTGTTCCCCCACCACCTCGAGGGGGACTCCCACCTGTCCCAGGCCAACCGCCTCCAGCTCCACCTTCACGCAACCAGAGAGCTCCACAGCGCGGATCTCTTCCACCACCTCCGCCCAGTGGAAGAGCTGGACCTCCACCCCCTCCGCCTCCCTCTGGTGGTTATGGATCTCACCCACCACCTCCTCCGCCCAGCGGTGGGGCgcctccaccacctcctccacctcctccacctccacctcctgctCCAGCCTCTTGCTACAACAGTAGCAGCCCTGTCAGCCCTTCTGCACCTTCACCTTCAGGGGGCAGAGGAGCATTACTGGACCAGATCCGACTAGGCACCAAGCTAAAGACT gtttCTGAGAGTTCAGACCTTCCACCTCCACCGCAGGACCAGGGTAGCGAGGGCATCGTTGGAGCTTTAATGATGGTGATGCAGAAAAGAAGCAAAgtcattcattcctcag atgatgaagaagatgatgGAGGCGATGAAGACGAAGATGATGAATGGGATGATTAG
- the sema3gb gene encoding sema domain, immunoglobulin domain (Ig), short basic domain, secreted, (semaphorin) 3Gb isoform X1: protein MEATPALLPLLLFLSLCVCGCHGNLRPTPRVYLSYKELLETRTIRPFSFSFNTSDYRILHMDQDQGRLYLGSREYLVSLDMQNINKEPLIIHWPATSQRKGECRMTGKGGQGECANFVRLIEPWNRTHLYTCGTGAYKPICTFINRGWKAEEYLFRLVPGYVDSGKGKCPYDPRQENAAALINGNLYAGVHVDFMGTDPAIFRTLGDRPAVRTEQYDSRWLNEPVFVKIQKIPDSAEKNDDKLYFFFREKSLDAAGGSTPSVLARVGRVCLNDDGGQRSLVNKWTTFLKARLVCSVIGAEGVETYFDELRDVFIQRTHDERNPTVYAVFSTAGSVFKGSAVCVYSMADIRNVFNGPFSHKHGHNYQWTPYTGKIPYPRPGTCPGGTFTPGLHTTKAFSDEAINFVRAHPLMYHPIYPTHKRPLVVRTGVDYRFTTIAVDMVDAVDGRYEVLFLGTDRGTVQKVIVLPKDTSTTEELILEEVEVFRTPAPVKTLKMSSKRQQLYVSSERGLTQVSLHRCDVYGKACSDCCLARDPYCAWDGETCSAFTPATKRRSRRQDIKHGDPLRQCRGFNSKVEKRLRETVQYGVEGSSTFLECQPRSPQATVKWLCQKDGKRKALSRDKEVLKTGHGILLKSLTHSDAGLYHCLATENNFKHTLARVSLRILDREIVEALTAPDGPVESERHHQHHHHHPHHPPPPPPPPQTPPPPLQQLPPQPEVRLINQYCQSYWQQQSPSQTHKPKRTNRRHADQQEPQELQAQ from the exons AACTGCTGGAAACTAGGACTATTCGTCCTTTCAGCTTCTCCTTCAACACCAGCGACTACCGCATCCTCCACATGGACCAGGACCAGGGCCGGCTCTACCTGGGAAGCCGCGAGTATCTGGTCTCCCTGGACATGCAGAACATCAATAAGGAGCCACTCATT ATCCACTGGCCCGCCACTTCCCAGAGAAAAGGAGAGTGCAGAATGACAGGAAAAGGAGGACAG GGAGAGTGTGCCAACTTTGTGCGTCTCATCGAGCCATGGAACAGAACTCATCTGTACACATGCGGCACTGGAGCTTACAAACCCATCTGCACCTTCATCAACAGGGGCTGGAAGGCGGAG gAGTACCTTTTTCGCCTGGTTCCTGGCTATGTGGACTCTGGAAAGGGAAAGTGTCCATATGATCCACGGCAGGAAAACGCTGCTGCTCTTATCA ATGGTAACCTGTATGCGGGGGTGCATGTGGACTTTATGGGGACAGATCCAGCTATCTTCAGGACGCTGGGAGACAGGCCTGCTGTCAGGACTGAGCAGTATGACTCCCGATGGCTAAATG AGCCTGTGTTTGTAAAGATCCAGAAAATTCCAGATAGTGCGGAAAAGAATGACGACAAGTTGTATTTTTTCTTCCGTGAGAAGAGTCTGGATGCAGCGGGAGGCAGCACACCCAGCGTGCTGGCCAGAGTGGGTAGAGTCTGTCTG AATGATGACGGAGGTCAAAGGTCACTGGTAAATAAGTGGACAACATTCCTGAAGGCTCGTCTGGTCTGTTCTGTAATTGGAGCAGAAGGAGTTGAGACGTATTTTGATGAACTGA GGGATGTGTTCATTCAGCGGACTCATGATGAACGCAACCCCACTGTGTATGCTGTGTTCTCCACTGCTGG ATCTGTGTTCAAGGGTTCAGCAGTGTGCGTGTACTCCATGGCCGACATTAGAAACGTCTTCAACGGGCCCTTCTCCCACAAACATGGACACAACTACCAGTGGACTCCTTACACTGGAAAAATACCCTACCCCCGCCCTGGCACG TGCCCTGGAGGAACGTTTACGCCTGGTCTCCACACCACCAAAGCCTTCTCCGACGAGGCCATCAACTTTGTGCGCGCACACCCTCTAATGTACCATCCCATTTACCCTACACACaagcgccccctggtggtcaggACAGGTGTGGACTACCGCTTCACCACCATCGCTGTGGACATGGTGGATGCTGTAGATGGGAGATACGAAGTGCTCTTCCTGGGAACAG ATCGAGGAACGGTCCAGAAGGTGATCGTCTTGCCAAAAGACACAAGCACAACAGAAGAGCTCATTCTGGAAGAGGTGGAGGTTTTCAGG ACTCCAGCACCAGTGAAAACTCTGAAAATGTCCTCTAAAAGG CAACAGCTATATGTGTCATCGGAGCGAGGTCTCACCCAGGTGTCTCTGCACCGGTGTGACGTGTATGGTAAAGCCTGCTCTGACTGCTGCCTGGCCAGAGATCCGTACTGCGCCTGGGATGGCGAGACATGCTCTGCATTTACTCCCGCCACTAAGAG GAGGAGCCGGAGACAGGATATCAAACATGGAGACCCGTTGCGCCAGTGCAGGGGCTTCAATTCTAAAG TAGAGAAGCGCCTGAGGGAGACGGTGCAGTATGGCGTGGAGGGCAGCAGCACTTTCCTGGAGTGCCAGCCCAGGTCTCCTCAGGCTACCGTTAAATGGCTCTGTCAAAAGGACGGCAAACGCAAAGCA CTCAGTCGAGATAAAGAGGTCCTAAAGACGGGTCACGGCATTCTGCTGAAATCTCTCACTCATTCAGACGCTGGCCTCTATCACTGCTTGGCCACGGAGAACAACTTCAAGCACACCTTGGCCCGCGTGTCCCTGAGAATCCTGGACCGGGAGATTGTGGAGGCCCTGACAGCACCGGATGGCCCAGTGGAATCAGAGCgtcaccaccagcaccaccatcaccaccctcatcaccctccacctcctccaccaccgcctcaaaccccacctccacccctccAGCAGCTCCCCCCACAACCTGAAGTGCGCCTCATCAACCAGTACTGCCAGTCCTACTGGCAACAGCAGAGCCCCAGCCAGACCCACAAACCCAAACGCACCAACCGCAGACATGCCGACCAGCAGGAGCCTCAGGAGCTGCAGGCCCAGTGA
- the sema3gb gene encoding sema domain, immunoglobulin domain (Ig), short basic domain, secreted, (semaphorin) 3Gb isoform X2, protein MEATPALLPLLLFLSLCVCGCHGNLRPTPRVYLSYKELLETRTIRPFSFSFNTSDYRILHMDQDQGRLYLGSREYLVSLDMQNINKEPLIIHWPATSQRKGECRMTGKGGQGECANFVRLIEPWNRTHLYTCGTGAYKPICTFINRGWKAEEYLFRLVPGYVDSGKGKCPYDPRQENAAALINGNLYAGVHVDFMGTDPAIFRTLGDRPAVRTEQYDSRWLNEPVFVKIQKIPDSAEKNDDKLYFFFREKSLDAAGGSTPSVLARVGRVCLNDDGGQRSLVNKWTTFLKARLVCSVIGAEGVETYFDELRDVFIQRTHDERNPTVYAVFSTAGSVFKGSAVCVYSMADIRNVFNGPFSHKHGHNYQWTPYTGKIPYPRPGTCPGGTFTPGLHTTKAFSDEAINFVRAHPLMYHPIYPTHKRPLVVRTGVDYRFTTIAVDMVDAVDGRYEVLFLGTDRGTVQKVIVLPKDTSTTEELILEEVEVFRTPAPVKTLKMSSKRQQLYVSSERGLTQVSLHRCDVYGKACSDCCLARDPYCAWDGETCSAFTPATKRRSRRQDIKHGDPLRQCRGFNSKEKRLRETVQYGVEGSSTFLECQPRSPQATVKWLCQKDGKRKALSRDKEVLKTGHGILLKSLTHSDAGLYHCLATENNFKHTLARVSLRILDREIVEALTAPDGPVESERHHQHHHHHPHHPPPPPPPPQTPPPPLQQLPPQPEVRLINQYCQSYWQQQSPSQTHKPKRTNRRHADQQEPQELQAQ, encoded by the exons AACTGCTGGAAACTAGGACTATTCGTCCTTTCAGCTTCTCCTTCAACACCAGCGACTACCGCATCCTCCACATGGACCAGGACCAGGGCCGGCTCTACCTGGGAAGCCGCGAGTATCTGGTCTCCCTGGACATGCAGAACATCAATAAGGAGCCACTCATT ATCCACTGGCCCGCCACTTCCCAGAGAAAAGGAGAGTGCAGAATGACAGGAAAAGGAGGACAG GGAGAGTGTGCCAACTTTGTGCGTCTCATCGAGCCATGGAACAGAACTCATCTGTACACATGCGGCACTGGAGCTTACAAACCCATCTGCACCTTCATCAACAGGGGCTGGAAGGCGGAG gAGTACCTTTTTCGCCTGGTTCCTGGCTATGTGGACTCTGGAAAGGGAAAGTGTCCATATGATCCACGGCAGGAAAACGCTGCTGCTCTTATCA ATGGTAACCTGTATGCGGGGGTGCATGTGGACTTTATGGGGACAGATCCAGCTATCTTCAGGACGCTGGGAGACAGGCCTGCTGTCAGGACTGAGCAGTATGACTCCCGATGGCTAAATG AGCCTGTGTTTGTAAAGATCCAGAAAATTCCAGATAGTGCGGAAAAGAATGACGACAAGTTGTATTTTTTCTTCCGTGAGAAGAGTCTGGATGCAGCGGGAGGCAGCACACCCAGCGTGCTGGCCAGAGTGGGTAGAGTCTGTCTG AATGATGACGGAGGTCAAAGGTCACTGGTAAATAAGTGGACAACATTCCTGAAGGCTCGTCTGGTCTGTTCTGTAATTGGAGCAGAAGGAGTTGAGACGTATTTTGATGAACTGA GGGATGTGTTCATTCAGCGGACTCATGATGAACGCAACCCCACTGTGTATGCTGTGTTCTCCACTGCTGG ATCTGTGTTCAAGGGTTCAGCAGTGTGCGTGTACTCCATGGCCGACATTAGAAACGTCTTCAACGGGCCCTTCTCCCACAAACATGGACACAACTACCAGTGGACTCCTTACACTGGAAAAATACCCTACCCCCGCCCTGGCACG TGCCCTGGAGGAACGTTTACGCCTGGTCTCCACACCACCAAAGCCTTCTCCGACGAGGCCATCAACTTTGTGCGCGCACACCCTCTAATGTACCATCCCATTTACCCTACACACaagcgccccctggtggtcaggACAGGTGTGGACTACCGCTTCACCACCATCGCTGTGGACATGGTGGATGCTGTAGATGGGAGATACGAAGTGCTCTTCCTGGGAACAG ATCGAGGAACGGTCCAGAAGGTGATCGTCTTGCCAAAAGACACAAGCACAACAGAAGAGCTCATTCTGGAAGAGGTGGAGGTTTTCAGG ACTCCAGCACCAGTGAAAACTCTGAAAATGTCCTCTAAAAGG CAACAGCTATATGTGTCATCGGAGCGAGGTCTCACCCAGGTGTCTCTGCACCGGTGTGACGTGTATGGTAAAGCCTGCTCTGACTGCTGCCTGGCCAGAGATCCGTACTGCGCCTGGGATGGCGAGACATGCTCTGCATTTACTCCCGCCACTAAGAG GAGGAGCCGGAGACAGGATATCAAACATGGAGACCCGTTGCGCCAGTGCAGGGGCTTCAATTCTAAAG AGAAGCGCCTGAGGGAGACGGTGCAGTATGGCGTGGAGGGCAGCAGCACTTTCCTGGAGTGCCAGCCCAGGTCTCCTCAGGCTACCGTTAAATGGCTCTGTCAAAAGGACGGCAAACGCAAAGCA CTCAGTCGAGATAAAGAGGTCCTAAAGACGGGTCACGGCATTCTGCTGAAATCTCTCACTCATTCAGACGCTGGCCTCTATCACTGCTTGGCCACGGAGAACAACTTCAAGCACACCTTGGCCCGCGTGTCCCTGAGAATCCTGGACCGGGAGATTGTGGAGGCCCTGACAGCACCGGATGGCCCAGTGGAATCAGAGCgtcaccaccagcaccaccatcaccaccctcatcaccctccacctcctccaccaccgcctcaaaccccacctccacccctccAGCAGCTCCCCCCACAACCTGAAGTGCGCCTCATCAACCAGTACTGCCAGTCCTACTGGCAACAGCAGAGCCCCAGCCAGACCCACAAACCCAAACGCACCAACCGCAGACATGCCGACCAGCAGGAGCCTCAGGAGCTGCAGGCCCAGTGA
- the wasb gene encoding WASP actin nucleation promoting factor b isoform X2, translating into MSKGKAKGQENAPSSLLSIQENERLLDLLGRRCVSLATAVVQLYMALPHSPAHWSLQHTGVVCFVKDNPRRSYFIRLYDIKDGKMIWEQELYNQMSYSSPKQYFHTFSADDCQVGLNFASEEESDVFRNTVEDKISQRANRQEKRQAPNEEKRAPPPLPPSNGPGPTMQPGSMSTVDIPNPDILPSRYRSPAVPLPAPASLGKGKKDKKGKKKGSRLTKADIGAPSGFKHISHVGWDPNAGFDTNNLDPDLKKLFSYAGISEDQLTDKETSKVIYDFIEQSGGLDAVKEEMRKQVPGAPVPPPPRGGLPPVPGQPPPAPPSRNQRAPQRGSLPPPPPSGRAGPPPPPPPSGGYGSHPPPPPPSGGAPPPPPPPPPPPPPAPASCYNSSSPVSPSAPSPSGGRGALLDQIRLGTKLKTVSESSDLPPPPQDQGSEGIVGALMMVMQKRSKVIHSSDDEEDDGGDEDEDDEWDD; encoded by the exons ATGAGCAAGGGAAAGGCCAAGGGGCAGGAGAACGCGCCCAGCTCTCTCCTCAGCATCCAAGAGAACGAGCGGCTGCTGGACCTGCTGGGCCGGAGATGCGTG agccTGGCCACTGCAGTTGTGCAGCTCTATATGGCCCTTCCCCACAGCCCGGCCCACTGGAGCCTGCAGCACACCGGAGTTGTGTGCTTCGTCAAGGACAACCCCCGCCGCTCTTACTTCATTCGCCTTTATGATATCAAG GATGGAAAAATGATATGGGAGCAGGAGTTGTATAATCAGATGAGCTATTCCAGCCCCAAGCAGTATTTTCACACTTTCTCTGCAGAT GATTGCCAAGTAGGTCTGAACTTTGCGAGTGAAGAGGAATCGGATGTCTTCAGAAACACAGTAGAGGACAAGATTAGTCAACGTGCCAATCGGCAAG AAAAAAGACAAGCTCCAAATGAAG AAAaaagagcaccaccaccattaccACCATCAAACG GGCCAGGCCCAACGATGCAGCCAGGCAGCATGTCCACAGTGGATATCCCAAACCCAGACATTTTGCCTTCACGCTACCGTTCTCCTGCTGTCCCCCTGCCTGCACCCGCTTCTCTTGGCAAGGGTAAAAAAGACAAGAAGGGCAAGAAGAAGGGATCTCGGCTAACCAAGGCAGACATTGGAGCTCCCAGTGGGTTTAA aCACATCTCACATGTGGGATGGGATCCAAATGCTGGCTTTGAC ACCAACAATCTGGACCCGGACCTGAAGAAGCTTTTCTCTTATGCTGGTATTAGTGAAGATCAGCTGACAGACAAAGAGACCTCCAAAGTCATCTATGACTTTATTGAACAGTCTGGAGGTCTGGATGCAGTTAAAGAAGAAATGAGGAAACAAG TTCCAGGTGCCCCTGTTCCCCCACCACCTCGAGGGGGACTCCCACCTGTCCCAGGCCAACCGCCTCCAGCTCCACCTTCACGCAACCAGAGAGCTCCACAGCGCGGATCTCTTCCACCACCTCCGCCCAGTGGAAGAGCTGGACCTCCACCCCCTCCGCCTCCCTCTGGTGGTTATGGATCTCACCCACCACCTCCTCCGCCCAGCGGTGGGGCgcctccaccacctcctccacctcctccacctccacctcctgctCCAGCCTCTTGCTACAACAGTAGCAGCCCTGTCAGCCCTTCTGCACCTTCACCTTCAGGGGGCAGAGGAGCATTACTGGACCAGATCCGACTAGGCACCAAGCTAAAGACT gtttCTGAGAGTTCAGACCTTCCACCTCCACCGCAGGACCAGGGTAGCGAGGGCATCGTTGGAGCTTTAATGATGGTGATGCAGAAAAGAAGCAAAgtcattcattcctcag atgatgaagaagatgatgGAGGCGATGAAGACGAAGATGATGAATGGGATGATTAG